A genomic segment from Corylus avellana chromosome ca5, CavTom2PMs-1.0 encodes:
- the LOC132182072 gene encoding B-box zinc finger protein 23-like, translating into MKIQCDVCEKVEAEVLCCADEAVLCRGCDHKVHAANKLSQKHERVLLLKDSSSSLSSSSTSSSTSSSSHAQLPPCDICKERNGYFFCIEDRALFCKHCDVSTHMGSPFASSHRRFLITGVKVALQPSINTNDIISSPTSATTSFNFPADNESRAAMAPMSVEAASTTETRATFSGAEVDPFAIGPSNWLLNETFDPNDFNYYEFSEVGSSRISTTP; encoded by the exons atgaaaatacaatgTGACGTGTGCGAGAAAGTGGAGGCAGAGGTGCTATGTTGCGCAGATGAGGCGGTGCTATGCAGGGGATGCGATCATAAAGTCCATGCAGCTAACAAGCTCTCACAAAAGCACGAGCGAGTTCTTCTCCTAAAagactcatcatcatcattgtcCTCATCGTCCACGTCAtcctccacctcctcctctTCCCATGCGCAGCTACCTCCATGTGATATCTGCAAG GAGAGAAACGGCTACTTCTTCTGCATAGAAGATAGAGCACTATTCTGCAAGCACTGCGACGTTTCAACCCACATGGGGAGCCCCTTCGCTTCATCCCACCGACGATTTCTTATCACAGGCGTCAAAGTCGCCCTTCAACCTTCCATTAACACCAATGACATAATTAGCTCGCCCACTTCGGCTACTACTTCTTTCAATTTTCCTGCAGACAACGAGAGCAGGGCGGCAATGGCGCCAATGAGCGTTGAAGCAGCGTCGACGACAGAAACTAGAGCTACCTTCTCAGGCGCTGAAGTTGATCCATTTGCAATCGGACCTAGTAATTGGTTACTGAATGAGACGTTTGACCCGAATGATTTTAACTACTATGAATTTTCAGAAGTTGGATCATCAAGAATAAGCACTACTCCATGA